A stretch of DNA from Amylolactobacillus amylophilus DSM 20533 = JCM 1125:
AAACTAGGCATTTACATGCCAACATTTAGATTCGAATTAGAGAACGAGTCAGTGATGCAAGAAATTAGTGCGGGGAACTTTCTCGCCGTCTCCGACTTTGACCTCCAGCAACTAAACGCTTTTCTACAACAGCATAACCAATTCCTGCTTGTGCGACTCCATCCTTATGAACAGAAATTCATGAAGCAAGAACTCAGGCTCTCGAATATTGCAGTCTTAGAGGATGCTTATTTAGTAGAGCATGAGTTAGACTTGTACGAAATTCTGCGCGTGACAGACTACTTGATTACCGATTTCTCCTCAGTCTACTTTGACTATCTCCACTTGAATAAACCAGTTTATTTCCTTGCGAACCATCTTAATGAATATCTAGCGAAACGAGGAATTTTGCTCGATCCGTATGAGAAGGTGACGCCTGGCGTGAAGGTCACCTCACAAACCGAGCTCGAGCAGGCCATGGTGTCTGATGATCACTGTGCAGCTAAACGTACGGAATGCTTAGAACTCAGCTACTCTATTCCCAAAAACGCGAATAGTCAGCGGCTGTTTGACCAATTAATCGAAGTGAAGGGGGATTAAGTGTGCGTAAAACTTTAGTTAATATTTTCTACAATGCCGTCTACCAGATTTTTCTGGTCTTAGTCCCACTAATAACGGTCCCTTATATTTCTCGTGTGATGGGTCCAGGACCATACGGTGTCTATAGTTCGGTTAAATTTACGATTCAATTCCTGATGGTATTCTGCTCTGCGGCGATTGGTTACATCGGTACGAGAACCATTGCTCGCTTGCGTGCTAAAGGCTCAACTAAGGAAATGACCGCAGCTTTTTGGGGACTATGGTATATTCAGGCTATTGCAAGTCTGGTCATGATTATTTTGACTGTTGTATTTGTGACGGTTTTTAAAATCAAATATTGGAATTATTTCTACCTGCAAATTCCGTTTTTGATCTCCGCGATGTTTGATATTGCCTGGTTCTTTCAGGGCGTGGAAGAGTTTGGTCGAGTGGTACTCAGAAATACGATTGTCAAATTATCATCTGTGATTCTGATCTTCCTCTTGGTGAAAAGACCAGGAGACCTGTGGATTTATATGTTAATAATGTCGGTTAGCACGATGATTGGTAGCTTTGTCTTTTGGGTTTCAATCAGTCAATATGTCGGGCGACCAACCAAAAGTTTCTACCAACTGAAGCCCACAATCGCTTCGATTATCACCTTGTTGATTCCACAAATTGCCACCCAGGTGTATACGTCGTTAGATAAACCAATACTGGGTGCATTTGTAAGCCCAAACCAGGTCTCGTTTTATGACAATTCCCAACGCATATCGACGATGATTCTCGGAGTTATTACCTCCATTACAATTGTGATGATGCCGAAGATGGCCAGTACTGGTGAGCAATTTCAAAAGTTCTTCGTCAAAAAATCGTATGAAGCAACACTATTTCTGGGGCTGATTTTTGCAATAGTTGTAGCAATTAATACGCATGAATTCGTGCCGTTCTTTTTTGGTCCCAGATACGAACCGGTCGCACAACTAATGATGTTCTCCACACTAACGATTATTTTTATCCCTGTTGGGGGCGTGTTTGCCAATCAGTTTGCGCTGGCAACAAAACGTGATAAGGATTATGCCATTCCGGTAGTTGTTGGCGCAGTTCTAAGTCTAGCTCTCAGTTTTATCCTCTACCCTAAATTTGGTGCTGCTGGTGCCACGGCAACCGTAGTAACAACCGAGTTTATCGTCTGTTTAATGCGGATTTGGATTGTGCGTGATGCACTTGACTTTAGTTACATCTTTAACGAGACACCCAAATATATAATAATGGCACTAATTACACTTGTGGTCGGATTCCTGCTGCCACAACTGGTTGGTAATGCCTTCTTTGATATGGCAATTAAGTCAATTATTGTCATGATTGTTTATGGTGGATTGTTCTTCTTACTCAAATTTGACCTGAATCAAGATGTGTTAAAATTGGCTAAGAGAATGATCAAACGTTAATAGGTGGAGAATATGAATAAAGTTACAGTACTTGGCGTGGATTTTGATAATAAATCAATGAGTGAATTTCAAAATACCTTTATCGAGCGACTGAATAATCGGCAATCCACGTTCATCGTGACGGCAAATCCAGAAATTGTGATGGTGGCGCAGGATGATCCGGATTTTATGGCAACCATTAAGAGGGCTGATTATGTGACTGCCGATGGGATAGGGATCGTGAAAGCTGGCAAGATGTTGCACACACCCCTAAAGGAACGTGTGGCTGGATTTGACCTGTTTATGTGGTTCCTAAACGTGGCGGAGAAGAGAGGAAGTCGGGTCTACCTAATTGGTGCACAACCGGAAGTCATTACGTGCGTGCGGGAGAAGTTGACACTTGATTACCCAAGCATTGAACTCGTCGGTGCAAGAGATGGTTATTTCAAAGAAGATTTGAACGAAATTGCAAATGAGATAGCGGCTACAGAACCTGAAATGGTGTTTGTTGCATTGGGGTTCCCCCGTCAGGAGCAATTGATTGATCTCATGCGAATTAATGGTGTTCCGGCCATGATGATGGGTGTGGGTGGAAGCTTCGATGTCCTTGCTGGCGCCGCTAAGCGAGCACCAAAACTGATGCAGGACCTCCATTTGGAATGGTTTTATCGCTTAATCAAAAATCCGTCGCGGTTCAAGCGTATGCTGGTTTTGCCCAAATTCGTGCTTGAGGTTAAGAAACGCGGTGACGGAGAATGAGAATATTACATATAAACGCAGGCCTCGAACAGGGCGGCGGTCTTTTTCACATAGTCAACTTATTGAAGGTCGCAAGACTTGAACAGCAGGATTTTACCTTGCTAACATTTGCTGATGGACCGGTCGCGGCAGAGGC
This window harbors:
- a CDS encoding oligosaccharide flippase family protein, encoding MRKTLVNIFYNAVYQIFLVLVPLITVPYISRVMGPGPYGVYSSVKFTIQFLMVFCSAAIGYIGTRTIARLRAKGSTKEMTAAFWGLWYIQAIASLVMIILTVVFVTVFKIKYWNYFYLQIPFLISAMFDIAWFFQGVEEFGRVVLRNTIVKLSSVILIFLLVKRPGDLWIYMLIMSVSTMIGSFVFWVSISQYVGRPTKSFYQLKPTIASIITLLIPQIATQVYTSLDKPILGAFVSPNQVSFYDNSQRISTMILGVITSITIVMMPKMASTGEQFQKFFVKKSYEATLFLGLIFAIVVAINTHEFVPFFFGPRYEPVAQLMMFSTLTIIFIPVGGVFANQFALATKRDKDYAIPVVVGAVLSLALSFILYPKFGAAGATATVVTTEFIVCLMRIWIVRDALDFSYIFNETPKYIIMALITLVVGFLLPQLVGNAFFDMAIKSIIVMIVYGGLFFLLKFDLNQDVLKLAKRMIKR
- a CDS encoding WecB/TagA/CpsF family glycosyltransferase, producing MNKVTVLGVDFDNKSMSEFQNTFIERLNNRQSTFIVTANPEIVMVAQDDPDFMATIKRADYVTADGIGIVKAGKMLHTPLKERVAGFDLFMWFLNVAEKRGSRVYLIGAQPEVITCVREKLTLDYPSIELVGARDGYFKEDLNEIANEIAATEPEMVFVALGFPRQEQLIDLMRINGVPAMMMGVGGSFDVLAGAAKRAPKLMQDLHLEWFYRLIKNPSRFKRMLVLPKFVLEVKKRGDGE
- a CDS encoding CDP-glycerol glycerophosphotransferase family protein, producing the protein MKNFLFKLYLGCIKLVLQFTKTDANKYVILNGAGRSGSNGFLFYKYLRENHPEISVELVEPFPTTHLSFKTWQSISRAKFIFVTHEPFKIKRNQICVELWHGIPLKRMGFMAKNTNPTNNLKTMKTWAKEADYVASSSALYESLMSACVGISDDKYLRVGFPRIDALYGQADELSEAIIEQLFDAPKVNKQTKLGIYMPTFRFELENESVMQEISAGNFLAVSDFDLQQLNAFLQQHNQFLLVRLHPYEQKFMKQELRLSNIAVLEDAYLVEHELDLYEILRVTDYLITDFSSVYFDYLHLNKPVYFLANHLNEYLAKRGILLDPYEKVTPGVKVTSQTELEQAMVSDDHCAAKRTECLELSYSIPKNANSQRLFDQLIEVKGD